The following are encoded in a window of Lichenicola cladoniae genomic DNA:
- a CDS encoding aspartate/glutamate racemase family protein has translation MQKQQIVVAVHTGPVTVAPLNALAPELIPGVRLVNLVDDSLLKDTMAAGQVTPAVIRRLAQYMTIGQEMGADMILNCCSSVGEAAEVAAQLLDIPMLKIDVAMAEEAVRRATRIGVAATVQTTLDPTARLIEQTARASGKELQVTKRLCVGAFDALLAGNTAEHDAIVSRELVSLASEVDLIVLAQVSMGRVADSLGDAVACPVLTSPRLGMERLAKHLAQLGEPVRTAA, from the coding sequence ATGCAGAAGCAGCAGATCGTGGTCGCGGTACATACCGGGCCGGTGACAGTCGCACCGTTGAACGCGCTGGCGCCGGAACTCATCCCGGGCGTCCGGCTGGTCAATCTCGTGGATGACAGCCTGCTTAAGGACACCATGGCGGCCGGACAGGTAACGCCGGCCGTGATCCGGCGGCTGGCCCAGTACATGACGATCGGGCAGGAGATGGGGGCCGACATGATCCTCAACTGCTGCTCCTCCGTTGGCGAAGCGGCGGAAGTGGCGGCGCAGCTGCTCGACATCCCGATGCTCAAGATCGACGTCGCGATGGCCGAGGAAGCCGTGCGGCGCGCCACGCGCATCGGTGTTGCCGCGACGGTGCAGACGACGCTCGATCCGACCGCGCGCCTGATCGAGCAGACCGCCCGGGCTTCCGGCAAGGAGCTGCAGGTGACGAAGCGGCTCTGTGTCGGTGCGTTCGATGCGCTCCTGGCTGGAAACACCGCCGAGCATGATGCCATCGTGTCGCGCGAGCTGGTGAGCCTGGCCAGCGAGGTCGACCTGATCGTGCTGGCGCAGGTGTCGATGGGACGGGTCGCGGACTCACTCGGCGACGCGGTTGCCTGTCCGGTGCTGACCAGCCCGCGTCTCGGAATGGAACGGTTGGCTAAACATCTGGCGCAGCTGGGCGAGCCGGTGCGTACGGCGGCCTGA
- the otnC gene encoding 3-oxo-tetronate 4-phosphate decarboxylase yields MSETKLRDQICLFSRSLFERGLTSGSSGNVSIRLEDGGFLTTPTDSSLGFLDPARLTRLDAAGHVLSGDKPTKELPLHQALYETRNGAGAIVHLHSTHSVAVSMLPEIDPHSVLPPLTAYSVMRVGHTALIPYYRPGDPAVADAIRNLHGKHTAVLLANHGPVVAGRTLQAAINSIEELEETARLYLLLRGLNPRLLSQEQVEDLVDHFKL; encoded by the coding sequence ATGAGCGAAACAAAGTTGCGTGATCAGATCTGCCTGTTTTCCCGATCGCTGTTCGAGCGCGGACTGACTTCGGGATCCTCGGGCAACGTCAGCATCCGGCTGGAGGATGGTGGTTTCCTGACGACGCCGACCGATAGTTCCCTGGGCTTCCTGGACCCGGCCCGGCTGACCCGGCTCGATGCGGCCGGGCATGTGCTGTCCGGCGACAAGCCGACCAAGGAACTGCCGCTGCATCAGGCGCTCTACGAAACCCGGAACGGAGCGGGCGCCATTGTCCATCTGCACTCGACGCATTCGGTGGCTGTGTCGATGCTGCCGGAAATCGATCCGCATTCGGTACTGCCCCCGCTCACCGCCTATTCGGTGATGCGCGTCGGCCATACCGCCCTGATCCCGTATTACCGACCCGGCGACCCGGCGGTGGCGGATGCGATCCGGAACCTGCATGGCAAGCACACTGCGGTATTGCTGGCCAATCATGGGCCGGTGGTGGCCGGCCGGACGTTGCAGGCCGCCATCAACTCGATCGAGGAGCTGGAAGAAACCGCCCGCCTTTATCTCCTGCTCCGTGGCCTGAACCCGCGCCTGTTGTCGCAGGAACAGGTCGAGGATCTGGTGGATCACTTCAAGCTGTGA
- the ltnD gene encoding L-threonate dehydrogenase, with the protein MTDGNANTTLRCAVIGLGSMGGGMAASLMRAGFEVSGYDVNQDACTRLAAEGARIGATPADAAAGADCVIAVVVNADQTETVLFGPDGCAATMKPGGVFVSSATMAPERARAFAARLEATGRHYLDAPMSGGAARAADGQLTMLASGSKAAFDAARPALQAMTGTLYELGDEAGLGAAFKMVNQLLAGVHIAAACEAIAFAAHQGLDLRRVYEVITKSAGNSWMFENRVPHVLDGDYTPRSAVNIFTKDLGIVLDMARAGQFPVPVAGAALQMYLMTAAAGMGKDDDASVARLYAQISGLSLPQPV; encoded by the coding sequence ATGACGGACGGGAACGCGAACACGACCCTGCGTTGCGCGGTCATCGGGCTCGGCTCGATGGGCGGTGGGATGGCTGCGTCGCTGATGAGGGCGGGTTTCGAGGTCTCCGGCTACGACGTGAACCAGGATGCCTGCACACGTCTCGCGGCCGAGGGCGCCAGGATCGGTGCCACGCCGGCCGATGCCGCCGCCGGCGCCGACTGTGTCATCGCCGTGGTGGTCAATGCCGACCAGACCGAGACGGTGTTGTTCGGCCCGGATGGATGTGCCGCCACCATGAAGCCGGGCGGCGTATTCGTGTCGTCGGCGACCATGGCGCCGGAACGCGCGCGTGCGTTCGCCGCACGTCTCGAGGCGACCGGCCGGCATTATCTCGATGCGCCGATGAGCGGCGGCGCCGCGCGGGCAGCGGATGGCCAGCTGACCATGCTGGCCTCGGGCAGCAAGGCAGCGTTCGACGCCGCCAGGCCAGCCCTGCAGGCGATGACCGGGACATTGTACGAGCTCGGCGACGAGGCCGGGCTCGGCGCCGCATTCAAGATGGTCAACCAGCTCCTGGCTGGCGTGCATATCGCCGCCGCCTGCGAGGCGATCGCGTTCGCAGCCCACCAGGGTCTCGACCTGCGCCGGGTTTATGAGGTGATCACCAAGTCGGCCGGCAATAGCTGGATGTTCGAGAACCGGGTCCCGCACGTGCTCGATGGCGACTACACGCCGCGCAGTGCGGTCAACATCTTCACGAAGGATCTCGGGATCGTCCTCGACATGGCCAGGGCCGGCCAGTTTCCGGTTCCGGTGGCCGGTGCGGCGCTGCAGATGTACCTGATGACCGCGGCCGCCGGGATGGGCAAGGACGACGATGCCTCGGTTGCCCGCCTCTACGCACAGATATCCGGATTGTCGTTGCCCCAGCCTGTTTAA
- the otnI gene encoding 2-oxo-tetronate isomerase, whose translation MPRFAANLTMMFNEVPFADRFDAAAAAGFTAVECLFPYALEPGAVAKRLQRNGLEIALFNMPPGDWDAGDRGFAALPARASELDAALATTLRYAEATGVRRVHLMAGIADRSDEAALRAYRDAVRRCADALGGHGLDLVLEPINGRDMPGYFLNDFEWTANFINAMSVSNVKLQFDLYHRQILHGDATMALRRMLPMIGHIQIASVPSRNEPDGEELNFPFLFEELDRLGYDGFVGCEYRPRAGTQDGLGWFAPYAGRRHAEEGTRS comes from the coding sequence ATGCCACGCTTTGCCGCCAACCTGACGATGATGTTCAACGAGGTGCCGTTCGCCGACCGCTTCGACGCGGCAGCCGCTGCCGGGTTCACCGCCGTCGAGTGCCTGTTCCCCTACGCGCTCGAGCCCGGAGCCGTGGCCAAGCGGCTGCAGCGCAACGGCCTGGAAATCGCGCTGTTCAACATGCCGCCCGGCGACTGGGACGCGGGCGACCGGGGATTTGCCGCTCTCCCGGCACGCGCCTCCGAACTCGACGCGGCACTGGCCACCACCTTGCGTTATGCCGAGGCGACCGGTGTTCGCCGGGTGCATCTGATGGCCGGCATTGCCGACCGGTCGGACGAGGCGGCGCTACGTGCCTATCGCGATGCCGTCCGGCGCTGTGCCGATGCGCTCGGCGGACACGGGCTCGACCTGGTTCTGGAGCCGATCAACGGGCGCGACATGCCCGGATATTTCCTAAACGATTTCGAGTGGACCGCCAATTTCATCAACGCGATGAGCGTGTCCAACGTGAAGCTGCAGTTCGACCTCTATCACCGCCAGATCCTGCATGGCGACGCGACGATGGCGCTGCGGCGGATGCTGCCGATGATCGGCCATATCCAGATCGCCAGCGTCCCGTCGCGCAACGAGCCCGACGGCGAGGAACTGAACTTCCCGTTCCTGTTCGAGGAGCTCGACCGGCTCGGCTATGACGGCTTCGTCGGCTGCGAGTACCGCCCGCGCGCCGGGACGCAGGATGGCCTCGGCTGGTTCGCGCCCTATGCCGGCCGCCGCCACGCCGAGGAAGGAACGCGCTCGTGA
- the otnK gene encoding 3-oxo-tetronate kinase: protein MSIRLGCIADDYTGASDLANMLRQNGLRTVQTIGVPRPSLELPDVDAVVVSLKSRSIAADRAVTLSLEAETWLRDRGAEHVLFKICSTFDSTDEGNIGPVIDALRERAGGATVLVNPAFPETGRSVFEGYLFVNGVPLHESPLKDHPLNPMRDSNLVRVLGRQSATPVALIPFAVVEQGVEAVREALAKARTAGAGAAIADAVAARHLDVLGQAALSGPVSAGASGLGAGLARALVARDGPSGPAQPSDATRPRPTSGRAAILAGSCSTATRQQIAVAETSGIACLRLDVARMLDSGIDQVVSDALDWARARIELGPVLIASSDHPDAVKAMQSSHGGLAVGHVVEQALAAIAEGLVAAGVDQLVIAGGETSGAVVDRLGLEAFLVGEEIAPGVPVLRVTGAQHADLSMALKSGNFGGEQFFTRALSMLG, encoded by the coding sequence GTGAGCATTCGCCTCGGTTGTATCGCCGACGATTATACCGGCGCCTCGGACCTCGCCAACATGCTGCGGCAGAACGGGCTGCGCACGGTGCAGACCATCGGCGTGCCGAGACCGTCGCTGGAGCTTCCGGATGTCGATGCCGTGGTGGTGTCGCTGAAGAGCCGCTCGATCGCAGCCGATCGCGCGGTTACGCTGTCGCTCGAGGCGGAGACATGGCTGCGTGACCGGGGTGCCGAGCATGTGCTGTTCAAGATCTGCTCGACGTTCGACTCGACCGACGAGGGCAATATCGGACCGGTGATCGACGCCCTGCGGGAGCGTGCCGGCGGTGCCACGGTGCTGGTCAACCCGGCCTTTCCGGAAACCGGCCGTAGCGTGTTCGAGGGATACCTGTTCGTGAACGGGGTGCCGCTGCACGAGAGCCCGCTCAAGGATCATCCGCTCAACCCGATGCGCGATTCCAACCTGGTGCGGGTGCTCGGCAGGCAGAGCGCCACCCCGGTCGCACTGATCCCGTTCGCCGTCGTCGAGCAGGGGGTCGAGGCCGTACGCGAAGCGCTCGCGAAGGCCCGGACGGCGGGTGCGGGTGCAGCGATCGCCGATGCGGTTGCGGCCCGCCATCTCGACGTGCTGGGACAGGCGGCACTCAGCGGCCCGGTTTCAGCCGGCGCCTCCGGCCTCGGAGCCGGGCTGGCCCGGGCGCTGGTTGCTCGCGACGGTCCGTCCGGACCGGCTCAACCCAGCGATGCCACGCGCCCCCGTCCGACATCCGGCCGTGCCGCGATCCTTGCCGGCAGCTGCTCGACTGCGACCCGGCAGCAGATCGCGGTCGCCGAAACATCCGGCATCGCCTGTCTGCGCCTCGACGTCGCCCGCATGCTCGACTCCGGCATCGATCAGGTCGTGTCGGACGCGCTGGACTGGGCACGCGCCAGGATCGAGCTGGGGCCGGTGCTCATCGCCAGCAGCGACCACCCGGATGCGGTAAAGGCGATGCAGAGCAGCCATGGCGGTCTGGCGGTCGGCCATGTGGTCGAGCAGGCGCTCGCCGCGATTGCCGAGGGTCTGGTGGCGGCCGGCGTCGATCAGCTGGTGATCGCCGGCGGCGAGACGTCCGGTGCGGTGGTGGACCGGCTCGGCCTCGAGGCATTCCTGGTCGGAGAAGAAATCGCGCCCGGCGTGCCGGTGTTGCGGGTCACCGGCGCCCAACATGCCGATCTGTCGATGGCGCTCAAATCGGGCAACTTCGGTGGCGAGCAATTCTTTACGCGTGCGTTGTCGATGCTCGGGTAG
- a CDS encoding TadE/TadG family type IV pilus assembly protein produces MTPSRIMNSLQSALTVFRTAKRGAVAVMFAVMMIPMILATGAAVDFARLEILKTSLQSVVDGAALAGASALSLPTGSSSAITVATAYYNKGVASLATTATVSSPTVTIPSTIQVTVVASATLQYSFMNLVGSGLSVPITASAKGPGYQLQVTKTGGFDAQAYDGNSIYFYKVSGNTVPSSTSLKLLFTNDPAVDPDYQVDNTKPKAIQVGPNDSVGFALINKTAARQNYSPNGYGARAGSTHYFYSSLSTPSSLEYKPQPTFTTGKTKTTTTSKNGHTTSTTTCTNTAIKTTVTDYVTGIANGTKIQNCNAHPCTTLDNGVVLQNNLVVGNNNACSTPATATRTCLQLQATPLLFAWNDMGGGVDDYDYQDANYTVTCVPTSTAGTAIPQPNSVTLVD; encoded by the coding sequence ATGACCCCATCGCGCATCATGAATTCCCTGCAATCCGCACTGACGGTATTTCGAACAGCGAAGCGCGGCGCGGTTGCGGTGATGTTCGCCGTGATGATGATCCCGATGATCCTGGCAACGGGGGCGGCCGTCGATTTCGCACGTCTGGAGATTCTGAAGACGTCGCTGCAATCTGTCGTCGACGGAGCGGCGCTCGCCGGCGCCAGCGCCTTGAGCCTGCCAACCGGATCAAGCAGCGCGATTACGGTTGCGACTGCATATTACAATAAAGGTGTGGCCTCGTTAGCCACCACCGCCACAGTGAGTAGTCCGACCGTCACCATCCCAAGTACGATCCAGGTCACGGTCGTAGCTTCCGCGACGCTGCAATACAGCTTCATGAACCTTGTCGGAAGCGGTCTATCCGTGCCGATTACGGCATCTGCAAAGGGGCCAGGCTACCAGCTGCAGGTAACAAAGACCGGCGGCTTTGATGCACAAGCTTATGATGGCAACAGCATTTATTTCTATAAGGTGTCGGGCAACACGGTGCCGAGCTCGACCAGTCTGAAGTTGTTGTTTACAAATGATCCGGCAGTCGATCCGGATTATCAAGTCGATAACACAAAACCTAAGGCGATTCAGGTCGGTCCTAACGACAGCGTCGGCTTTGCACTGATCAACAAGACGGCGGCCCGTCAAAACTATAGTCCGAATGGTTATGGAGCACGTGCGGGTTCAACACATTATTTTTATTCCAGTCTGTCTACACCGAGTTCGCTTGAGTACAAGCCACAGCCTACGTTCACGACCGGAAAGACGAAGACGACCACGACATCCAAGAACGGCCATACAACTTCGACCACGACCTGTACTAACACCGCAATAAAAACGACAGTCACCGACTACGTTACCGGCATTGCCAATGGCACCAAGATCCAGAATTGTAACGCGCATCCCTGCACGACGCTCGACAACGGTGTCGTGCTACAGAATAACTTGGTCGTTGGTAATAATAATGCCTGCTCGACGCCCGCAACCGCGACAAGGACCTGCCTCCAATTACAGGCGACGCCGCTCCTCTTCGCGTGGAACGACATGGGCGGTGGCGTCGACGACTACGACTATCAAGACGCAAACTATACGGTGACCTGCGTGCCGACCTCGACAGCCGGCACTGCCATTCCGCAGCCCAACTCGGTAACGTTAGTAGATTGA
- a CDS encoding TadE/TadG family type IV pilus assembly protein: MAPDVRPAAHAVRRSGPDALLRHFIQSRRGTTALEFALVAPLLLTLVFIIIENGLMLFAQAVLDNATVMATRQIQIGTVTTSDTFRSAVCSNMSTFLDCANLNFYVTTSPGAFPAPVTPSTSGAFASKTFSVGSRGDYVLAEVAYNRAFVAPWVISLGGASWVLLSTQAFQNEPKLDAGN; encoded by the coding sequence ATGGCTCCTGACGTGCGGCCAGCCGCACATGCAGTGCGTCGGAGCGGGCCTGACGCGTTGCTGAGGCATTTCATACAGTCGCGACGTGGCACAACGGCGCTGGAATTCGCACTTGTAGCCCCGCTGTTGCTGACACTGGTGTTCATCATCATCGAAAACGGACTGATGCTTTTCGCCCAGGCCGTGCTGGATAACGCCACCGTCATGGCGACGCGCCAGATCCAGATCGGCACGGTTACGACGAGCGATACGTTCCGCTCGGCAGTGTGCTCGAACATGTCGACGTTTCTCGATTGCGCAAATCTCAATTTCTACGTCACCACCTCGCCGGGCGCATTCCCCGCCCCCGTGACCCCATCGACAAGCGGGGCGTTCGCCAGCAAGACTTTTTCCGTCGGAAGCCGGGGCGATTACGTGCTGGCCGAGGTCGCCTATAATCGGGCCTTCGTCGCACCCTGGGTGATCAGCCTGGGCGGTGCCTCATGGGTCCTGCTCTCGACGCAGGCTTTTCAGAACGAACCGAAGTTGGATGCTGGTAATTGA
- a CDS encoding tetratricopeptide repeat protein, which produces MVSPMSYFRFRPLASSCVFLGMLALTGCANGGRQPAAGRLGLGLADSALAGGAPSLALQVSKAVLARNPNDVPALLRRGDAYYQLGDYPRAAASYRQALTLHVRSVPALMGLGRVALATSPAEASARFSEVLALEPTNQAAMSNRGVALDLSGLHAEAQDDYRRAIALAHADAARGIEVGADSGALAATQVDLAVSMAISGQPAAAVRILQPIASSPDASPRVRQDLAMALALDDRADDAARLLLTQMSQSQARSAMSGYQALREDATPPPPPPGDGS; this is translated from the coding sequence ATGGTCTCGCCCATGTCCTATTTCCGCTTCCGCCCGCTTGCATCGTCCTGCGTCTTCCTCGGCATGCTGGCGCTGACCGGTTGTGCCAACGGAGGTAGGCAGCCGGCAGCCGGCCGACTTGGCCTCGGACTTGCGGATAGTGCGCTTGCGGGAGGCGCGCCCAGTCTTGCGCTGCAGGTGTCGAAAGCAGTGCTGGCACGCAACCCGAACGACGTGCCTGCACTGCTGCGTCGCGGCGATGCCTATTATCAGCTCGGCGACTATCCCAGGGCGGCCGCTAGCTACCGGCAGGCGCTGACACTGCACGTGCGCAGCGTCCCGGCACTGATGGGCCTAGGCCGCGTGGCGCTGGCGACCAGCCCTGCGGAGGCCAGCGCCCGCTTCAGCGAGGTTCTTGCCCTGGAGCCCACGAACCAGGCAGCCATGTCGAACCGGGGTGTTGCACTGGACCTGTCCGGACTGCACGCGGAAGCGCAGGACGACTACCGGCGAGCGATTGCGCTCGCTCATGCGGACGCCGCGCGTGGCATCGAGGTCGGCGCAGACAGCGGGGCATTGGCGGCAACACAGGTCGACCTCGCGGTCTCGATGGCGATCAGCGGCCAGCCGGCGGCCGCCGTCCGCATCCTGCAGCCGATCGCCTCATCGCCGGACGCAAGCCCACGCGTCCGCCAGGACCTGGCAATGGCGTTGGCGCTCGACGATCGTGCGGACGACGCGGCTCGCCTGCTGCTGACGCAGATGAGCCAGAGCCAGGCCCGTAGTGCCATGTCCGGCTATCAGGCATTGCGCGAAGACGCGACGCCGCCGCCACCACCGCCCGGCGATGGCTCCTGA
- a CDS encoding type II secretion system F family protein — MIQDASISGGLEAAVSLFAGLLLAGGTVAIDRRLATNRIRVRIKDARNRAMGMLTEEPEDRPRPIAAMIAALGSVITASGLLSVKTRAELEQTLRAGGMMTSHNFELFVGAKILLAIGAPVGAFALLRHAAMRPILLFGLVAAAAIVGLMLPNMIIGQRRKTYLAAIEKGLADGLDMMVICAEAGLALESTIQRVSVEVVHAHPKLATELTITYNELTLGSDTRTALVNMGERTGLVSLRRLGTTLVQSIQYGTPLSLALRTLATELRQETLTRFEERAARLPVLLTIPMILFILPCVFLIVAGPIAVQVLKAMKH; from the coding sequence ATGATCCAGGATGCCTCCATTTCCGGGGGCCTGGAGGCCGCGGTCTCTCTGTTTGCCGGATTGCTGCTGGCCGGTGGCACGGTGGCGATCGACCGGCGGCTGGCAACAAACAGGATCAGGGTGCGCATCAAGGACGCGCGCAACCGGGCGATGGGCATGCTCACCGAGGAGCCGGAGGATCGTCCGCGCCCGATTGCGGCCATGATCGCGGCGCTGGGCAGCGTCATCACGGCGAGCGGCCTGCTGTCGGTCAAAACACGGGCAGAGCTCGAACAGACCCTCCGCGCCGGCGGGATGATGACGTCGCATAATTTCGAACTGTTCGTGGGTGCCAAGATACTGCTCGCGATCGGGGCGCCGGTCGGCGCGTTCGCGCTGCTGCGTCATGCCGCGATGAGACCGATCCTGTTGTTTGGGCTTGTCGCCGCCGCTGCCATAGTCGGACTGATGCTGCCCAACATGATCATCGGGCAACGTCGCAAGACCTACCTCGCAGCGATCGAGAAGGGCCTCGCGGACGGGCTCGACATGATGGTCATTTGCGCGGAGGCGGGGCTTGCGCTGGAGTCCACGATCCAGCGGGTCAGCGTCGAGGTGGTGCATGCGCATCCGAAGCTCGCCACCGAACTGACCATCACATACAACGAGCTCACTTTGGGATCGGATACGCGCACCGCGCTCGTCAACATGGGCGAGCGTACCGGACTTGTCAGCCTCAGGCGTCTTGGCACTACGCTGGTGCAGTCGATCCAGTACGGCACTCCGCTGAGCCTCGCGCTACGGACGCTGGCGACGGAACTCCGTCAGGAAACGCTGACTCGTTTCGAGGAGCGCGCGGCAAGACTGCCCGTGCTGCTCACCATCCCGATGATCCTGTTCATCCTCCCCTGCGTCTTCCTCATCGTCGCCGGCCCGATCGCCGTGCAGGTGCTGAAGGCAATGAAGCACTGA
- a CDS encoding type II secretion system F family protein codes for MNAASLLLPCSFLLLFAAALGLHVAARSRQLVKRRNERFRAALDRHERMSFVDLVESDGLATKPARDTRASPISRVFGYDAQRLDLYPLHPVTVVGIALPLAALVAGATTLVAGRAGLLLTVPLWPIAARMLFGRWKRKRASTLFEQFPDALAMVVRGVRVGIPVGDAIASVSRDGPPPTAIEFGLVVDQLAIGLPLDEALRMMGERNGLPEYRFFATALSLQSQTGGNLGETLEGLADTIRKRVAARSRGYALAAEARTSANVLTVLPVLLFIALWFMNPRYVMTLLTEPTGHIILGFTLGLLGLGVLSMRMMIQKSLS; via the coding sequence ATGAACGCGGCGAGCCTGCTGCTGCCCTGCTCCTTCCTGCTGCTGTTTGCGGCGGCACTGGGCCTGCACGTCGCGGCACGATCAAGACAGCTGGTTAAGAGGCGCAACGAGCGGTTCCGGGCCGCACTCGATCGGCACGAGCGCATGTCCTTCGTCGACCTGGTGGAATCGGACGGCCTTGCGACCAAACCCGCCCGGGACACGCGTGCCTCCCCGATCAGCCGGGTATTCGGCTACGATGCGCAGCGGCTGGACCTTTATCCACTGCATCCGGTGACGGTCGTCGGCATCGCGCTGCCGCTGGCGGCGCTGGTGGCAGGCGCCACGACTCTCGTGGCCGGACGGGCCGGTCTGTTGCTGACCGTGCCGCTCTGGCCTATCGCCGCGAGGATGTTGTTCGGACGCTGGAAGCGCAAGCGTGCCTCGACGCTGTTCGAGCAGTTTCCCGATGCGCTGGCGATGGTGGTGCGCGGGGTGCGGGTCGGCATTCCGGTCGGCGATGCGATCGCCTCGGTGTCGCGAGACGGCCCGCCCCCTACAGCGATCGAGTTCGGCCTCGTGGTGGACCAACTGGCGATCGGCCTGCCGCTGGACGAGGCACTGCGCATGATGGGAGAGCGCAACGGACTGCCGGAATACCGCTTTTTCGCCACCGCACTCAGCCTGCAGAGCCAGACCGGCGGCAATCTCGGCGAAACCCTGGAGGGGCTGGCCGACACCATCCGCAAGCGCGTTGCGGCCCGCTCGCGCGGCTATGCCCTGGCAGCCGAGGCGCGTACCAGCGCCAATGTGCTGACGGTGTTGCCGGTCCTGCTGTTCATAGCGCTCTGGTTCATGAACCCGCGCTACGTGATGACACTACTGACCGAACCGACCGGGCATATCATCCTGGGTTTCACCCTTGGATTGCTCGGCCTCGGGGTCCTGTCGATGCGCATGATGATCCAGAAGAGCCTTTCATGA
- a CDS encoding CpaF family protein translates to MIQSPIFGRRSAQEDSPASLERPEAEGPVVLSVPLQDPQPGTVVTPPADLKAVVVPGSAIRILAAPPSRGMPSSHSEAVRELRRLCLTRIEPSAIINTTPERLRIDIERLVSEIATSNRIQLNGREQRQLAEELVDDMLGMGPLQPLLDDDSIADIMVNGPDCVFVERGGKVVRTDVRFRDASHVIGICQRIAAGVGRRVDESSPMVDARLKDGSRVNIVLPPLALDGPYISIRKFGKKPIDFAKLIGFGALTAPVARILEIAGRARLNIVISGGTGSGKTTMMNAISRMIDHGERIVTIEDAAELQLQQPHVVRLETRPSSLEGRGEITQRDLVRNALRMRPDRVIIGEVRGGEAFDMLQAMNTGHDGSMSTIHANTARDAMIRIENMVQMGNTGLPSRAIRQQITSAVDLVVQVERQRDGGRRVTQVTEVIGMEGDIVTLNDVFRLEIIGEDPSGRLIGRYKVSRIRPKYHERLSYFGLDRAWMAALDEAAR, encoded by the coding sequence ATGATCCAGAGCCCTATTTTTGGCCGACGATCAGCGCAGGAGGACAGTCCCGCATCGCTTGAAAGACCGGAGGCGGAAGGCCCGGTCGTTCTTTCCGTGCCGCTGCAGGATCCGCAACCCGGGACAGTCGTGACACCGCCAGCCGATCTTAAAGCTGTAGTCGTTCCGGGATCGGCGATACGCATCCTCGCGGCCCCGCCATCGCGTGGTATGCCGAGCTCCCATAGCGAGGCGGTGCGCGAGCTTCGTCGGCTGTGCCTCACGCGGATCGAACCAAGCGCTATTATCAACACCACACCGGAACGATTGCGGATCGATATCGAACGGCTGGTATCCGAGATCGCGACCTCCAACCGCATTCAGCTAAACGGCCGCGAGCAGCGCCAGCTGGCAGAGGAGCTGGTCGATGACATGCTGGGCATGGGCCCATTGCAGCCGCTGCTCGACGACGACAGCATCGCCGACATCATGGTCAATGGTCCGGACTGCGTGTTCGTCGAGCGCGGCGGCAAGGTGGTGAGGACCGATGTCCGGTTCCGGGACGCGTCGCACGTCATCGGGATCTGTCAGCGCATTGCCGCCGGTGTCGGCAGGCGGGTCGATGAATCGAGTCCGATGGTCGATGCACGGCTCAAGGACGGTTCGCGGGTGAACATCGTCCTGCCGCCGCTGGCTCTCGACGGGCCGTATATCTCGATCCGGAAATTCGGCAAGAAGCCGATCGACTTCGCGAAGCTGATCGGCTTCGGCGCCTTGACCGCACCGGTAGCCCGCATCCTGGAAATCGCCGGCCGTGCGCGGCTGAACATCGTCATCTCCGGCGGCACCGGCTCCGGCAAGACCACGATGATGAACGCGATTTCGCGCATGATCGACCATGGCGAGCGGATCGTGACCATCGAGGATGCGGCCGAACTGCAGCTGCAGCAGCCTCACGTGGTGCGACTGGAAACGCGGCCATCCAGCCTGGAGGGGCGTGGGGAGATAACGCAGCGCGACCTGGTGCGAAACGCGCTGCGCATGCGCCCCGACCGCGTGATCATCGGTGAAGTGCGGGGGGGCGAGGCGTTCGACATGCTGCAGGCGATGAACACCGGCCATGACGGATCGATGTCGACGATCCATGCCAACACCGCGCGCGACGCGATGATCCGCATCGAGAACATGGTGCAGATGGGCAATACCGGCCTGCCGTCCCGCGCGATTCGCCAGCAAATCACCAGCGCGGTCGATCTCGTGGTGCAGGTCGAGCGTCAGCGCGATGGCGGTCGGCGCGTCACCCAGGTAACCGAGGTGATCGGCATGGAAGGCGACATCGTTACCCTCAACGACGTCTTCCGCCTGGAGATCATCGGCGAGGATCCCAGCGGGCGCCTGATCGGCCGCTACAAGGTCAGCCGCATACGTCCGAAATATCACGAGCGGCTGTCATATTTCGGTCTCGACCGCGCCTGGATGGCAGCTCTCGACGAGGCGGCTCGATGA